One Apostichopus japonicus isolate 1M-3 chromosome 14, ASM3797524v1, whole genome shotgun sequence genomic window carries:
- the LOC139979593 gene encoding Na(+)/citrate cotransporter-like, with protein MDPRLLQTLKYWFWNRKYFVVPLIPLLFCWIPIVIRNEMGYTAYVIVIMAMYWCLEIIPLAATALLPMVLFPMFGVLKSDDVCKQYLKDTNVLFFGGLMVAIAIEEWNLHRRIALKVLLLVGVKPVRLMFGFMATTAFLSMWMSNTATTAMMIPIANAVLVQLNDDIEENNEELHNNHHANSDTYGENKPEVNEGYVGDETDKNEVERKMMEIVVPRSDSEQRQTDSRAQYRRMCKGITLAIPYAANIGGTATVTGTGPNLVLINQIDSLYGSEANVSFGTWMMVAFPCMIICLFICWLWLQFLFLDSFKFWKKTIAQTDEQKERARGVIRNQYSDLGPMSFAEKAVLVHFVILIALWLTRDPKFVNGWSVIFEEGFVTDSTTVIAVCMVLFCFPSQPLGFMCRPVKHDEPKTREEKREHKISKTIPTLLSWRAVEQKMAWGVIFLLGGGAAMAEACKASGLSSWLGEALAVFGNLSPGIMALLISFIVAAFTEITSNTATATIFLPIFAELAVGIGVNPLYIMIPSTLACSYAFMLPVATPPNAIAFSHGTLTVMDMASTGLMLNILCVLVANFTINTFGVWIFDVKTFPAWAADDMTTIAPTSAAINCSEYIKDLYNVGTTVM; from the exons ATGGGCTATACAGCATACGTCATTGTCATCATGGCCATGTATTGGTGTTTGGAGATCATCCCTCTAGCAGCTACTGCGTTATTACCTATGGTCCTCTTTCCGATGTTCGGTGTTCTCAAGTCGGACGACGTGTGTAAACAGTACCTCAAAGACACGAACGTTCTATTCTTTGGTGGACTAATGGTTGCCATAGCAATAGAAGAATGGAATCTCCATCGACGTATCGCGCTTAAAGTACTTTTATTGGTTGGGGTAAAACCCGTTCG GTTGATGTTCGGTTTTATGGCCACAACGGCGTTCCTTTCTATGTGGATGAGTAACACCGCCACCACTGCTATGATGATCCCTATTGCTAATGCTGTTCTTGTTCAACTAAATGATGATATAGAGGAAAATAACGAA GAGCTGCATAACAATCACCATGCAAATTCAGACACGTACGGTGAAAACAAGCCCGAAGTGAATGAAGGATACGTTGGAGATGAGACTGATAAGAACGAGGTTGAACGCAAAATGATGGAAATAGTAGTACCAAG ATCTGACTCCGAACAAAGGCAAACGGACAGTAGGGCACAGTACCGTAGAATGTGTAAAGGTATCACCCTTGCCATCCCGTATGCAGCAAACATCGGAGGTACCGCAACAGTGACTGGGACAGGTCCAAACCTAGTCCTCATTAATCAAATCGACAG TCTTTACGGTTCAGAAGCTAACGTTAGTTTTGGTACCTGGATGATGGTAGCGTTTCCTTGCATGATAATCTGTCTCTTCATATGTTGGCTTTGGCTTCAATTCCTCTTCCTAGACAGTTTCAA GTTTTGGAAGAAGACAATCGCACAGACCGATGAACAAAAAGAACGAGCCAGAGGTGTGATCCGAAACCAGTATTCAGACCTGGGACCAATGAG CTTTGCGGAGAAAGCAGTTCTCGTGCACTTTGTAATACTTATAGCACTCTGGTTAACAAGGGATCCAAAGTTTGTTAATGGTTGGTCCGTTATTTTTGAGGAGGG GTTCGTAACGGACTCTACTACCGTTATTGCTGTATGCATGGTTTTGTTCTGCTTTCCGTCGCAACCACTTGGTTTTATGTGCAGGCCTGTTAAAC ATGATGAACCTAAGACACGAGAGGAGAAGCGAGAGCATAAGATATCCAAAACAATACCTACTCTCCTCAGCTGGAGGGCTGTGGAACAAAAGATGGCCTGGGGAGTAATCTTCCTCCTTGGAGGGGGAGCAGCGATGGCAGAAGCTTGCAAG GCTTCTGGTCTTTCATCATGGTTAGGCGAAGCCCTTGCAGTCTTTGGTAATTTATCGCCGGGCATTATGGCACTCCTTATCTCTTTCATCGTCGCAGCTTTCACAGAAATTACCAGCAATACTGCCACAGCTACAATATTTTTACCAATTTTCGCAGAACTG GCTGTGGGTATTGGCGTCAATCCACTTTACATTATGATACCATCTACATTGGCGTGTTCATACGCCTTCATGTTGCCAGTGGCAACGCCTCCAAATGCCATCGCATTCTCTCATGGTACCCTGACAGTGATGGACATG GCATCAACTGGCTTAATGCTGAACATTTTGTGTGTATTAGTAGCTAACTTCACCATCAATACTTTTGGTGTTTGGATCTTTGATGTGAAGACGTTCCCGGCTTGGGCGGCAGATGATATGACCACCATAGCTCCGACATCAGCTGCTATTAACTGTAGCGAATACATCAAAGATTTGTATAATGTCGGTACTACTGTTATGTAG